One Etheostoma cragini isolate CJK2018 chromosome 6, CSU_Ecrag_1.0, whole genome shotgun sequence DNA window includes the following coding sequences:
- the oxr1a gene encoding oxidation resistance protein 1a isoform X6: MFSRRVKDQEKRLTPKYTCVVSLTEYHRRIDALNSEDLRSLCKRLQITTKEEVNSKHGTSIKTELEPETFKPNLRESSDLLEADQIEKLAKNLPPRTIGYPWTLAFGTSKHGMSIKSLYRAMQGQDTPVLMVIKDSDGQVFGALASEPFKVSDGFYGTGETFLFTFNPEFQVYKWTGDNMFFIKGDMDSLAFGGGSGEFGLWLDGDLYHGRSHSCKTFGNPMLSKKEDFYVQDIEIWAFE, translated from the exons ATGTTTTCTAGGAGGGTGAAAGACCAAGAGAAACGGCTGACCCCTAAGTATACTTGT GTAGTGTCTCTGACGGAGTACCATCGTAGGATTGATGCGCTAAACAGTGAAGATCTGCGCTCGCTCTGCAAACGACTCCAG ATCACCACCAAGGAAGAGGTGAACTCCAAGCATGGCACATCCATCAAGACGGAGCTTGAGCCAGAAACGTTCAAACCCAACCTCAGAGAATCCAGTGATCTCCTGGAGGCCGACCAGATAGAGAAG CTTGCCAAGAACCTCCCACCACGGACCATTGGGTACCCATGGACGCTGGCTTTTGGCACATCGAAGCATGGCATGAGCATTAAGTCGCTGTACAGAGCCATGCAGGGCCAGGACACCCCAGTGCTCATGGTTATAAAGGACAGCGATGGCCAG GTGTTTGGTGCGTTGGCATCGGAGCCCTTTAAAGTCAGCGATGGCTTTTATGGCACAGGAGAGACCTTCCTCTTCACCTTCAATCCAGAATTTCAG GTGTACAAATGGACAGGTGACAACATGTTCTTCATCAAAGGAGACATGGACTCCTTAGCTTTCGGTGGAGGAAG CGGGGAGTTCGGCCTGTGGCTGGACGGAGACCTCTACCACGGCAGGAGTCACTCCTGTAAAACATTTGGGAACCCCATGCTCTCCAAAAAGGAGGATTTCTATGTTCAGGACATAGAGATCTGGGCTTTTGAATAA
- the sqlea gene encoding squalene monooxygenase, with protein MWTFLGIASFTYLYKKSNTVFQNLAHKELVMAAALLLTVGLLLSYVRYFNFQKLRVSRVLHLPLSLLSSLPVINNLIPQTSGQTSEQAESSCKKSRRTRKRADMASSGSQSASASGPSGAPEPDVVIVGAGVLGSAMAAVLAQDGRRVTVVERDLKEPDRIVGELLQPGGFRALKDLGLEGSVEGLDAHLVNGYVIHDMESSTEVEIPYPQEKDSIHCGRAFHHGRFIMGLRRSALAQPNVTFVEGTVTHLQEVDGCVTGVQYKDKETGDIKEIHAALTVVADGCFSKFRKSLVSGKAQISSHFVGCLMKDCPQFKANHAELVLANPSPVLIYQISSSQTRVLVDIRGEMPRNLPEYMAENIYPQLPEHLKEPFMEALQNDRLRSMPASFLPPSPVNKPGVLLLGDAYNMRHPLTGGGMSVALNDVGIWRRLLENIPDLYDDGAMLQAKKKFHWERKSSHSFVVNVLAQALYELFSATDNSLHELRKACFRYFKLGGECIAGPIGLLSVLTPKPMTLIGHFFAVALYAIYFNFKSESWSTKHRALFKSGAILYRACTVMFPLIYSELKYLVY; from the exons ATGTGGACTTTCTTGGGAATAGCCAGCTTCACATACCTCTACAAAAAGTCCAACACAGTCTTTCAGAATTTGGCTCACAAAGAGCTTGTGATGGCCGCAGCCTTATTGCTTACAGTCGGGCTGCTGCTATCATATGTCAGGTACTTTAATTTCCAGAAGCTCAGAGTCTCTCGGGTATTACATCTGCCTTTGAGCCTCTTGTCTTCTTTACCTGTTATCAACAATTTAATCCCCCAAACGTCAGGACAGACAAGCGAGCAAGCAGAGAGCAGCTGTAAAAAG AGCCGGAGAACAAGGAAAAGAGCAGACATGGCGTCCTCTGGCTCACAGAGTGCGTCAGCAAGTGGCCCCTCAGGGGCCCCCGAGCCAGATGTGGTGATAGTTGGTGCAGGGGTCCTGGGTTCGGCTATGGCGGCCGTCCTAGCCCAGGACGGGAGGAGGGTGACGGTGGTGGAGAGGGACCTGAAGGAGCCGGACAGGATAGTGGGCGAGCTGCTGCAGCCTGGGGGGTTCAGGGCCCTGAAGGACCTGGGGCTGGAAG GTTCAGTGGAGGGTCTGGATGCCCATCTGGTCAACGGCTACGTGATCCACGACATGGAGAGCAGCACCGAGGTGGAGATCCCCTACCCTCAGGAGAAGGACAGCATCCATTGTGGACGCGCTTTCCATCACGGCCGATTCATCATGGGCCTGAGGAGAAGCGCCCTGGCCCAGCCTAA TGTCACATTCGTAGAAGGCACCGTGACCCATCTGCAGGAGGTGGACGGCTGTGTAACCGGAGTCCagtacaaagacaaagaaacaggagaCATCAAG GAAATCCACGCAGCGCTGACTGTTGTGGCCGATGGCTGTTTCTCCAAATTCAGAAAGAGTCTTGTCTCTGGGAAAGCTCAGATCTCCTCTCACTTTGTTGGATGCCTTATGAAG GACTGTCCCCAGTTTAAAGCCAACCATGCCGAGCTGGTTCTGGCCAACCCGAGCCCGGTGCTCATCTACCAGATCTCCTCCTCCCAAACGAGAGTGCTGGTGGACATCAGGGGGGAGATGCCTCGCAACCTCCCCGAGTACATGGCGGAGAACATATACCCTCAGCTCCCAG AGCACTTAAAGGAGCCTTTCATGGAGGCGCTACAGAACGATCGACTCCGGTCCATGCCCGCCAGcttcctccccccctcccccgtcaACAAGCCAG GCGTGCTGCTCCTGGGCGACGCGTACAACATGAGGCATCCTCTGACGGGAGGGGGGATGAGCGTGGCTCTCAACGACGTTGGCATCTGGAGGAGACTGCTTGAGAACATCCCGGATCTCTATGACGACGGGGCTATGCTGCAG GCAAAGAAGAAATTCCACTGGGAACGCAAGTCATCACATTCTTTCGTGGTGAATGTGTTGGCCCAGGCCCTGTACGAGCTGTTTTCAGCCACAGACA ATTCTCTTCATGAGCTGAGAAAAGCCTGCTTCCGGTACTTCAAGCTCGGCGGAGAGTGCATCGCTGGGCCTATTGGACTCCTCTCGGT GTTGACACCCAAACCCATGACCCTTATTGGACACTTCTTCGCCGTGGCACTGTACGCAATCTACTTCAACTTCAAGTCGGAGTCGTGGAGCACCAAACATCGAGCTTTATTTAAGAGTGGAGCCATCCTGTACCGAGCCTGCACGGTCATGTTTCCACTCATCTACTCTGAACTCAAATACCTGGTTTACTGA